In Prunus dulcis chromosome 1, ALMONDv2, whole genome shotgun sequence, the following are encoded in one genomic region:
- the LOC117632770 gene encoding MLP-like protein 28, whose amino-acid sequence MSSNHGKVETDVEIKAPATKIHEVLTHRPHHISNVSPNNIQGCDLLEGEWGTVGSVVYWNYFHDGKAKVSKQLIEAIDAEKNLITFKVIEGDLLEHYKSFKMTFHATPKAHGQGSIVHWTMEYEKHHGDIEDPHTLLQFAVDVSKDIDAHLTSAQA is encoded by the exons ATGTCTAGCAATCATGGTAAGGTAGAGACTGATGTTGAAATCAAGGCTCCTGCTACCAAGATCCATGAAGTGTTGACACACAGACCACACCACATATCCAATGTCAGCCCTAACAACATTCAGGGTTGTGATTTACTTGAAGGTGAATGGGGCACCGTCGGCTCTGTGGTCTACTGGAATTATTTCCATG ATGGGAAAGCTAAAGTTTCCAAGCAGTTGATTGAAGCCATAGACGCTGAAAAGAATCTGATCACTTTCAAAGTGATCGAAGGAGATCTCCTGGAGCATTACAAGAGCTTCAAGATGACCTTTCATGCCACTCCAAAAGCTCATGGTCAGGGCAGCATCGTCCATTGGACTATGGAGTATGAGAAGCATCATGGTGATATTGAGGACCCACATACCTTGCTCCAGTTTGCAGTTGACGTCTCCAAAGATATCGATGCTCATCTTACAAGTGCCCAGgcataa